A window from Marinagarivorans cellulosilyticus encodes these proteins:
- the rplS gene encoding 50S ribosomal protein L19, whose translation MSSKNKIIQELENEQLKKDVPDFAPGDTVVVQVRVVEGERSRLQAYEGVVIGKRNRGLNSAFTVRKMSHGIGVERTFQTHSAQIAEISVKRRGDVRQAKLYYLRELTGKAARIKEKLGK comes from the coding sequence AGGAGCTGGAAAACGAGCAGCTCAAGAAAGACGTACCTGATTTCGCCCCAGGCGATACTGTTGTTGTTCAGGTTCGTGTTGTTGAAGGTGAGCGTTCACGTCTTCAGGCCTACGAAGGTGTTGTTATTGGTAAGCGTAACCGCGGTTTGAATTCTGCGTTTACAGTGCGCAAAATGTCTCACGGCATTGGTGTAGAGCGTACATTCCAAACGCACAGCGCACAGATTGCCGAAATCAGCGTTAAGCGTCGCGGCGATGTTCGTCAGGCTAAGTTGTATTACTTGCGTGAATTGACTGGTAAGGCTGCTCGAATTAAAGAGAAGTTGGGCAAGTAA
- a CDS encoding DsbC family protein, with product MSKKMNMIKIKSRLISCVSIAALSVTYSVGVVADEALEKVKATIGAAWQAAKPGIVINGIEKTEMPGIYKVSVGPSSNIYSTADGANFIVGDLFRVQPNKITNVSEEARNGDRAKAVASVADKDMIIFPAKGERKARMYVFTDVDCYYCQKLHHNMAKMNELGIEVAYLGYPRAGIGSGSYKKVASAWCADDKQAAMTKLKNREEIPENVCAGNPIDAQYNLGREIGLSGTPALVLEDGELISGFLEPEALAGRLGLK from the coding sequence ATGAGTAAAAAAATGAATATGATAAAAATTAAATCGCGCCTGATTTCTTGTGTGTCAATAGCGGCTCTCTCGGTGACGTATTCCGTGGGCGTAGTTGCCGACGAGGCTCTAGAGAAGGTAAAGGCGACCATTGGTGCTGCTTGGCAAGCGGCAAAGCCTGGGATTGTTATAAACGGCATTGAGAAAACTGAGATGCCGGGGATCTATAAGGTGAGTGTTGGGCCATCTAGCAATATTTATAGTACGGCTGATGGCGCAAACTTTATAGTGGGTGATTTGTTTCGCGTTCAGCCCAATAAGATAACGAATGTATCGGAAGAAGCTCGCAATGGCGATCGCGCCAAGGCGGTTGCATCTGTTGCTGATAAGGACATGATTATCTTTCCTGCTAAAGGCGAGAGAAAAGCGCGAATGTATGTTTTCACTGATGTCGACTGTTATTACTGTCAAAAGCTTCATCACAATATGGCAAAGATGAATGAGCTTGGTATTGAGGTGGCTTACCTAGGGTATCCTCGCGCAGGTATTGGTAGTGGCTCATACAAAAAGGTTGCCTCAGCTTGGTGTGCTGATGATAAGCAGGCGGCGATGACAAAGCTGAAAAATCGTGAAGAGATTCCAGAGAATGTATGTGCAGGAAATCCAATTGATGCGCAATATAACCTGGGTCGTGAAATTGGTTTGTCTGGCACCCCTGCATTGGTGCTTGAAGATGGTGAGCTGATCTCGGGCTTTCTTGAGCCAGAAGCGTTGGCTGGGCGCTTAGGTTTGAAGTAG